The following coding sequences are from one Pirellulales bacterium window:
- the cdd gene encoding cytidine deaminase: MLSEVDHHRLTRAAIAAGTNAYAPYSHFQVGAAILCANGQIITGANVENASYGLTICAERAAVCAANAVGLRIFTAIAIATAGGAAPCGACRQVLAEFAPQLPIILVDTTSDTWVDTNLGLLLPMQFSAANFQE; encoded by the coding sequence ATGCTCTCCGAAGTTGACCACCATCGACTGACCCGGGCCGCCATCGCCGCGGGGACAAATGCCTACGCCCCGTATTCCCATTTTCAGGTCGGCGCCGCGATTCTCTGCGCGAATGGCCAAATCATCACCGGGGCAAATGTCGAGAATGCATCGTACGGCTTAACCATTTGCGCGGAACGCGCGGCGGTCTGCGCCGCCAATGCGGTTGGCTTACGAATCTTTACCGCGATCGCCATTGCCACCGCGGGAGGAGCCGCCCCCTGCGGAGCTTGCCGCCAGGTGCTAGCCGAGTTTGCCCCTCAATTGCCCATCATCTTGGTGGATACCACGTCCGACACTTGGGTGGACACGAACCTGGGCCTCTTGCTGCCGATGCAATTTTCGGCGGCAAATTTCCAGGAATAG
- a CDS encoding nucleoside transporter C-terminal domain-containing protein has protein sequence MQSPQLISLGGLFLMLFLAWLLSANKTRVDLRLVILGVLLQLAIGYIVLNTAQGYHFFNILGNCIVVVLDNVDAGAEFVFGPRFHEFHFAFKVLPTIIFISSLMSILYYLGVMQAVVKLIAFVMQKTLGTSGAESLSAAANIFVGQTEAPLLVKPYLKMMTQSELMAVMVGGFATIAGGVMAAFIGMGISALHLLTASLLSAPAGLVIAKIMQPEVEEPLTRGTLDVQLEPSGENILHAATNGARDGLLLALNVAAMLIAFMALISLANDLVYLVGTYFHAENVWTIEQGLGYIFAPLAWCMGIEWKDCEKVGSLLGIRVLLSELNAYALLSEWIPRDFSKPNLDEKSLVIGIRSQIIATYALCGFSTFASIGIQIGGLGALAPNRQKDFARLAFRAMLGGNLASFMTACVAGIFLSTNSEVLKEQIIHDRAQAVENQAFQLRRDKALEKAARELMPQIHPEDAANQGADDDEDEESGDPANSDSATPAGNDQQPNPANASKNPSTPENSTPATDSVPKSQERDQSSESPSSTPGINSPATSSAQPADQPAADAPGTVTQPEANPKAATGDNSPAAVDPGLDTAAPSANTSAGDATSATTEEPPSK, from the coding sequence ATGCAATCGCCTCAACTGATTAGCCTTGGCGGGTTGTTTTTGATGTTGTTTCTGGCATGGCTTCTCAGCGCTAATAAGACACGCGTCGATTTGCGTTTGGTGATTCTGGGCGTGCTGTTGCAGTTGGCGATAGGCTATATCGTGCTCAATACCGCGCAAGGATACCATTTTTTCAATATTTTAGGTAATTGCATTGTCGTGGTTCTGGATAATGTCGACGCGGGGGCGGAATTTGTGTTCGGTCCACGATTTCACGAGTTTCATTTTGCCTTTAAGGTATTGCCTACCATCATTTTCATCTCGTCGCTGATGTCCATTCTGTACTATCTGGGCGTCATGCAGGCGGTGGTCAAGCTGATCGCCTTTGTGATGCAAAAAACGCTAGGGACATCCGGGGCGGAAAGCCTATCCGCTGCGGCGAATATCTTTGTCGGCCAGACCGAAGCTCCGCTGTTGGTCAAACCGTACCTAAAAATGATGACCCAGTCGGAACTAATGGCGGTGATGGTGGGGGGATTTGCCACGATAGCCGGCGGAGTCATGGCCGCGTTTATTGGCATGGGCATCAGCGCCTTGCATCTGCTGACGGCATCGCTGTTGTCCGCTCCGGCGGGACTTGTGATAGCGAAAATTATGCAGCCGGAAGTCGAGGAACCGCTAACGCGCGGCACGCTGGATGTCCAATTAGAACCGAGCGGCGAAAATATCCTGCACGCCGCGACCAATGGCGCGCGGGATGGGCTGCTATTGGCCCTGAATGTGGCGGCCATGCTGATCGCATTTATGGCGCTGATTTCGCTGGCCAATGACCTGGTCTATTTGGTCGGCACCTATTTTCATGCAGAAAATGTCTGGACGATCGAGCAGGGACTCGGTTATATATTTGCTCCGCTAGCCTGGTGCATGGGGATCGAATGGAAGGACTGCGAAAAAGTCGGTTCGCTGCTGGGTATTCGCGTCCTCTTGTCCGAGCTAAACGCCTACGCCCTGCTTAGCGAATGGATTCCCCGCGATTTCAGCAAACCCAATCTTGACGAGAAATCCCTGGTGATTGGAATTCGTTCGCAGATTATCGCCACTTACGCCCTGTGCGGCTTTTCCACCTTTGCCTCGATCGGTATTCAAATCGGGGGGCTGGGGGCGCTGGCGCCCAATCGGCAAAAGGACTTTGCCCGCCTGGCGTTCCGGGCGATGTTAGGGGGCAACCTGGCATCCTTTATGACCGCCTGCGTGGCTGGCATATTTCTCAGCACCAACTCCGAGGTATTAAAAGAACAAATCATTCATGACCGGGCCCAAGCGGTGGAAAATCAGGCGTTCCAACTACGACGGGACAAGGCCTTGGAAAAAGCCGCGCGCGAGTTAATGCCCCAGATACACCCGGAAGATGCCGCCAATCAAGGCGCGGATGACGATGAAGATGAGGAGAGCGGCGATCCGGCAAATTCTGATTCGGCTACCCCGGCAGGGAATGATCAACAGCCAAATCCCGCTAATGCCAGCAAAAACCCCTCCACCCCGGAGAATTCTACCCCAGCAACGGATTCTGTCCCCAAGAGTCAAGAGAGGGATCAATCCAGTGAATCCCCGTCTTCCACTCCGGGGATAAACAGTCCGGCGACATCTTCTGCCCAGCCGGCGGATCAGCCCGCCGCTGACGCGCCTGGTACGGTAACGCAACCTGAGGCGAACCCAAAAGCGGCGACGGGAGATAACTCCCCGGCAGCCGTGGATCCCGGTTTGGACACGGCCGCGCCCTCCGCCAATACGTCCGCGGGCGATGCAACGTCGGCCACCACCGAGGAGCCGCCTTCCAAGTAA
- a CDS encoding phospho-sugar mutase codes for MDASPIAVIPSHHFADQLQLAAERNLLSPGSIAHLRQWLTEPRYAEYVPQIQKLLANDSYAELEAAFWTTIPFGTAGRRGTMYPVGPNAINDRTIGESARGLADYLLSLSAEARLAAAGESAPLGGVFYSPTAPPGVAIGYDTRHRSRDFARLCAEILAAAGLQVAFLEDFRATPELAFTVRALRCQAGVMISASHNPPTDNAIKVFGPDGAQIRPPFDELLIAFVNQVVEIPRLDFDTGLAQGRITLVQASMDRGYQQAVLALASPENLEIGPTSGNYPDLRLSPRIRAQLKILYTPLHGVGLTSVAPVLQQAGFTDLEVYQPHAAPDGDFPHVRGHVANPENPAIFDDLLPTARRISADLILASDPDADRLGALARRDACSANDWTYLTGNQIGGLLGEWLLARRRAQGKLSPRDFVVKTLVTSDLLASLAADYGIQAVGDVLTGFKWIGQAIDHYGPEHFLLGTEEAHGYLAGTYIRDKDAAVAALLLAEFAAALKNQGKSLVAALDELYLRVGLHLERSFAYTLPGAAGMQLMEVVLSAFRTEPPDRLAGQSVATIRDYQTGILTRFADKIAGTDASDESFTGPRANMLVLESGNPGTRIAIRPSGTEPKLKFYLFATLPPGELTDLPAAKVNLSQRLENMESELRDYVNRVISTYEVQGSRSMKVPPTS; via the coding sequence TTGGACGCGTCACCTATTGCCGTGATACCCAGCCATCATTTTGCCGACCAACTACAACTTGCCGCGGAGCGAAATTTGCTTAGCCCGGGCAGTATCGCCCATTTGCGGCAATGGCTTACCGAGCCGCGCTATGCCGAATATGTGCCACAGATTCAGAAACTATTAGCAAATGATTCATATGCTGAGTTGGAGGCGGCATTTTGGACCACAATTCCGTTTGGAACCGCGGGACGCCGGGGAACGATGTATCCCGTTGGCCCCAACGCCATCAACGACCGGACCATCGGAGAAAGCGCGCGTGGGTTAGCCGATTATCTATTGTCGTTGTCTGCCGAAGCGCGCCTAGCGGCGGCGGGGGAATCCGCGCCGCTAGGAGGTGTTTTTTATTCTCCGACGGCCCCCCCCGGCGTGGCTATTGGTTATGATACGCGGCACCGCTCGCGCGACTTTGCCCGTTTGTGCGCGGAAATTCTGGCAGCCGCGGGATTACAGGTGGCGTTTTTAGAAGATTTTCGCGCAACGCCCGAATTGGCATTCACCGTCCGCGCGCTCCGTTGCCAGGCGGGCGTCATGATAAGCGCCAGCCATAATCCCCCCACCGATAACGCGATCAAGGTCTTTGGACCGGACGGCGCGCAAATACGCCCCCCATTTGATGAATTGCTGATCGCCTTTGTCAACCAAGTCGTGGAGATTCCACGCTTGGATTTTGACACAGGCCTTGCCCAAGGTCGAATTACCCTGGTGCAAGCAAGCATGGACCGAGGCTATCAGCAGGCGGTGCTGGCGTTGGCCTCGCCGGAAAATCTGGAAATCGGTCCCACCTCCGGCAATTACCCAGACTTGCGGCTCTCCCCCCGGATTCGCGCGCAGCTCAAAATCTTGTACACGCCGCTGCATGGCGTTGGGTTGACCTCCGTCGCGCCGGTGTTACAGCAGGCGGGATTTACGGACCTAGAAGTTTACCAACCCCACGCCGCGCCGGATGGCGACTTTCCCCATGTGCGGGGGCACGTGGCTAATCCGGAAAACCCCGCCATCTTTGATGATCTGCTTCCCACCGCCAGGCGGATCAGCGCGGATCTGATCCTGGCCAGCGACCCCGATGCCGATCGCTTGGGGGCTCTCGCGCGGAGGGATGCCTGTTCCGCGAATGACTGGACTTATTTGACCGGGAATCAAATAGGCGGACTTTTGGGAGAGTGGCTGCTGGCGCGCCGTCGCGCGCAGGGCAAGCTGAGTCCGCGTGATTTTGTGGTCAAAACCCTGGTCACCAGCGACTTGCTGGCCAGCCTGGCCGCCGACTATGGCATCCAAGCCGTGGGTGATGTGTTGACCGGGTTTAAGTGGATTGGCCAGGCAATCGATCACTATGGCCCCGAACATTTTCTGCTGGGGACGGAAGAAGCGCATGGGTACTTGGCGGGAACTTACATTCGTGACAAGGACGCGGCGGTGGCCGCGTTACTACTCGCCGAGTTTGCCGCCGCACTCAAAAATCAGGGCAAGTCCCTGGTCGCGGCCTTGGACGAATTGTACTTGCGCGTGGGTCTGCATCTTGAACGGTCGTTTGCCTACACACTGCCGGGAGCGGCGGGCATGCAACTGATGGAGGTGGTGCTCTCCGCGTTTCGAACGGAGCCTCCCGACCGGTTGGCCGGGCAATCCGTGGCGACGATTCGCGACTATCAAACGGGTATATTGACGCGCTTTGCCGATAAAATCGCCGGCACGGATGCCAGCGACGAGTCGTTCACCGGCCCCCGCGCGAATATGCTTGTCCTGGAATCGGGCAACCCGGGAACGCGGATTGCAATTCGCCCCAGCGGGACCGAGCCTAAACTAAAGTTTTACCTGTTTGCCACCCTCCCACCAGGTGAATTGACGGATTTGCCCGCTGCCAAGGTCAACTTGAGCCAGCGGCTAGAGAACATGGAATCCGAACTGCGAGATTACGTGAATCGGGTGATTTCAACCTACGAGGTCCAAGGCTCCCGTTCCATGAAGGTTCCCCCCACTTCATAG
- a CDS encoding PilZ domain-containing protein, giving the protein MREQAVQRVLPPWPLDEFLSKQGITVSKYDDRRQYARLYFRQPVTLEVTGGLPSIPRENDSIPTYCCDISRGGIAFLSPIELYPRETAILWLGNLGKKNVRIARCRRLAANCYEVGGTFMEREPWTS; this is encoded by the coding sequence ATGCGGGAACAAGCCGTTCAACGCGTTTTGCCACCGTGGCCCTTGGATGAATTCTTGTCCAAGCAAGGCATCACCGTATCAAAATACGATGATCGCCGCCAATATGCGCGACTCTATTTTCGCCAACCAGTGACATTGGAAGTGACCGGTGGGCTGCCGTCGATTCCGCGGGAGAATGACAGCATACCGACCTATTGTTGTGATATTTCACGAGGTGGAATTGCGTTTCTTAGTCCCATCGAGTTGTACCCGCGAGAGACCGCAATCCTATGGCTGGGAAATTTAGGAAAGAAAAATGTGCGCATCGCCCGGTGTCGGCGATTGGCGGCGAATTGCTATGAAGTGGGGGGAACCTTCATGGAACGGGAGCCTTGGACCTCGTAG
- a CDS encoding HD domain-containing protein encodes MIPIRLAALFPPTAIQVNLYLVRHGRRQLYCRPDSPPSRSDLLTLQRSGILSLYTTAEEASVLHGQFEDMLATKASMPPEVHFAIAREVAKAGFSKAWKSPGTESMLRESAGLADAILDACDNQRESAAFVRSLLLHDGDTFTHVTNVSVYAVILLKRLGISDKSHLTALAQGALLHDLGKRLIHQDLLKKPGRLSSTERELLMNHPRWGFEEVCANPNLDKDQLLMIYHHHEKPDGSGYPVGLRDREIHWTARICAIVDVFDALTAQRPYRRPLSIEQAITHQSSQSASQFDPEYLDCWIKTIRN; translated from the coding sequence ATGATACCGATTCGCCTTGCGGCATTATTTCCACCCACGGCGATTCAGGTCAACCTTTATCTGGTTCGTCATGGGCGACGACAATTGTATTGTCGCCCTGATTCTCCCCCCAGCCGATCTGATCTGCTGACTTTGCAGCGATCGGGAATACTTTCGCTCTACACGACTGCCGAGGAAGCTAGCGTACTACATGGCCAATTTGAAGATATGTTGGCTACCAAGGCCAGTATGCCGCCGGAAGTCCATTTTGCCATTGCCCGCGAGGTGGCCAAGGCGGGTTTTTCCAAAGCCTGGAAATCACCCGGTACGGAAAGCATGTTGCGGGAAAGTGCGGGATTGGCCGACGCCATCTTGGATGCATGCGACAACCAGCGGGAAAGTGCCGCGTTTGTTCGTTCACTCTTGCTGCATGATGGGGATACTTTTACCCATGTTACCAATGTTAGTGTTTATGCGGTGATTTTGTTGAAACGCCTTGGTATTAGCGATAAATCACATTTAACCGCGCTGGCCCAGGGAGCTTTATTGCACGATCTGGGTAAACGCCTGATTCACCAGGATTTGCTAAAAAAACCGGGGCGGTTGTCATCCACCGAGCGCGAATTATTGATGAACCATCCACGGTGGGGATTTGAAGAGGTCTGCGCTAATCCCAACCTGGACAAGGACCAATTGTTGATGATTTACCATCATCACGAAAAGCCCGACGGATCGGGTTATCCCGTGGGTCTGCGGGATCGGGAAATCCATTGGACCGCTCGAATCTGCGCGATTGTGGATGTGTTTGACGCGTTAACCGCGCAAAGACCCTATCGCCGCCCCTTATCGATCGAGCAGGCCATCACCCACCAATCCAGCCAATCGGCCTCGCAGTTTGATCCAGAGTATTTGGATTGCTGGATCAAGACTATTCGCAACTAG
- the upp gene encoding uracil phosphoribosyltransferase: MQEHVSCATHPLIQHHLANLRDQSTPPAEFRRLIQRLSVLLAYEATQDLPLTTVSVQTPLTMTQGAVLRQRIGLVPILRAGLGMVDGILNLIPDAEVWHLGVYRDEATAQPVQYYSKLPASQPVDLALVVDPMLATGGSAVAALQILKKWNVPRLKLLAIIAAQDGINHVRDQLPEVDIHVCAIDPELNDHKYIVPGLGDAGDRIFHTIQR, encoded by the coding sequence ATGCAGGAACATGTCTCTTGTGCCACGCATCCGCTTATCCAGCATCATCTGGCCAACTTGCGCGACCAATCCACTCCCCCCGCCGAGTTTCGCCGGCTCATTCAACGTTTGTCGGTGTTGTTGGCTTATGAGGCCACCCAAGATTTGCCGCTCACCACGGTTTCGGTGCAAACACCCCTGACGATGACCCAGGGGGCGGTTCTGCGGCAACGGATCGGCCTGGTCCCCATCTTGCGCGCGGGATTGGGCATGGTGGATGGCATCTTAAATCTCATTCCCGACGCCGAGGTCTGGCATTTGGGGGTTTACCGGGATGAAGCCACCGCCCAACCCGTGCAATACTATAGTAAACTGCCGGCGAGCCAACCGGTGGATTTGGCGTTGGTGGTGGATCCGATGTTGGCCACGGGGGGATCGGCGGTGGCGGCTTTGCAAATTCTCAAAAAATGGAATGTGCCGCGGCTAAAACTTTTGGCGATTATCGCGGCCCAGGATGGCATCAATCACGTGCGGGATCAACTCCCCGAGGTCGACATTCATGTCTGCGCCATCGATCCGGAATTAAACGACCATAAATATATCGTGCCGGGGCTGGGAGACGCCGGAGACCGGATTTTTCACACCATCCAACGGTAA
- a CDS encoding PEP-CTERM sorting domain-containing protein, with the protein MNRKLKQLIRVAPLVSLLYAGPVLATIPYTPVMLPPGAFPAVGKGVIDPALVFGKEYSHDIDLNIAPIPDPEQVIAWDGIGGVLDGVDFSGTRGPNFPREQEVDALGNSGDALYTELLQFTPRGVIYPDRAHLIFSIDDTVARYIATPTAGRILEKPSTIPLIPFSGPVLLTNGNVIGGSGDISVEESGAFNGFAIQHVWAPAPRVNGMPVPRDVDGLEVWGPEPGVTADSDKYSLDVDVLGGAGASVFSYDLAATSVPYISHAAVVSAVEALLGPVPTTAMDSHGDNLIWREAVNLDALMVRDIVGTNMRFESESDPAGNAGISDSIIFSIRQMPDPADPDGYYATGSEIFWMTASGGSGFLFHGGHLWDHAYALSDLGLAGLGPNERAYIDINALEAIGEVVIPEPSTYVLLGLGAVAALAWRRRAVRMA; encoded by the coding sequence ATGAATCGCAAGCTGAAACAATTGATTCGTGTTGCGCCGTTGGTCTCTTTGCTGTATGCCGGTCCTGTTTTGGCGACCATTCCCTACACCCCGGTCATGCTGCCGCCGGGTGCCTTTCCAGCCGTGGGCAAGGGAGTGATTGACCCCGCCTTGGTCTTTGGCAAGGAATATTCCCACGATATTGACTTAAACATTGCCCCGATCCCGGACCCGGAACAAGTCATTGCCTGGGATGGTATCGGCGGGGTGCTGGATGGGGTCGATTTTAGCGGGACGCGCGGGCCGAACTTTCCCCGGGAACAAGAAGTTGACGCCCTGGGAAACAGCGGTGACGCCCTCTACACCGAGCTTTTGCAGTTTACCCCGCGTGGGGTCATTTATCCCGATCGCGCGCATTTGATTTTTTCGATTGATGACACCGTCGCACGTTATATTGCAACGCCCACGGCGGGACGGATTTTGGAAAAACCCTCGACCATTCCTCTGATTCCGTTTTCCGGTCCGGTGTTGTTGACCAATGGTAATGTGATTGGTGGTTCCGGGGACATCTCGGTCGAGGAATCCGGTGCGTTTAATGGCTTTGCCATTCAACACGTTTGGGCTCCCGCCCCGCGAGTCAACGGCATGCCCGTTCCGCGCGATGTGGATGGCCTGGAGGTTTGGGGGCCAGAGCCGGGGGTTACCGCCGACTCGGACAAGTACTCTCTCGATGTTGATGTGCTAGGAGGCGCGGGAGCATCGGTCTTTAGTTATGATCTGGCCGCGACCAGCGTCCCCTACATCAGCCATGCGGCCGTGGTTTCCGCGGTCGAGGCTCTCTTGGGACCTGTTCCCACCACCGCGATGGATAGCCATGGCGATAACCTGATCTGGCGTGAAGCGGTCAATCTGGACGCGCTGATGGTCCGGGATATTGTCGGCACCAACATGCGGTTTGAAAGCGAATCCGATCCCGCTGGCAACGCTGGAATTAGCGATAGCATCATCTTTAGCATCCGCCAGATGCCCGATCCCGCCGATCCCGATGGGTATTACGCGACCGGCAGCGAGATCTTTTGGATGACGGCCAGCGGTGGTTCCGGATTTTTATTCCATGGCGGGCATTTGTGGGATCATGCTTATGCCCTTTCGGATTTGGGTCTTGCTGGTTTGGGGCCCAACGAACGGGCTTATATTGACATCAATGCCCTGGAAGCCATTGGCGAGGTCGTTATTCCCGAACCCTCCACCTACGTGCTGTTAGGCCTGGGTGCCGTAGCCGCTTTGGCTTGGCGTCGGCGGGCTGTGCGGATGGCCTAA
- a CDS encoding DUF421 domain-containing protein has product MDTIIRGTVVYLFVFVIFRVAGKRTLSQATVFDLVLVLLISETTQQAMVGSDHSLTNSILLIMTLVGWDVALSLVKFYLPVTEPLLDGNALILLKDGKLQEDRLRLELIHPDDILEAARNQLGLENLSQVKMAVLEKGGKISIVPWEKKV; this is encoded by the coding sequence ATGGACACAATTATTCGCGGCACCGTGGTTTATCTATTTGTGTTTGTCATTTTTCGCGTGGCGGGAAAGCGTACGCTGTCGCAAGCGACTGTCTTTGACTTGGTACTGGTTCTCCTTATTAGTGAAACCACACAACAAGCCATGGTGGGAAGCGATCATTCCCTCACAAACAGTATATTACTAATTATGACGTTGGTGGGTTGGGATGTGGCTTTGTCCCTCGTTAAATTTTATTTACCGGTGACCGAACCGCTTTTGGATGGCAACGCCCTCATTTTGCTCAAAGATGGCAAACTGCAAGAGGATCGTTTACGCCTGGAACTAATTCATCCGGACGATATTTTAGAGGCGGCGCGGAATCAATTAGGTTTAGAAAACCTATCCCAAGTTAAGATGGCGGTCCTGGAGAAAGGGGGCAAAATCAGCATTGTGCCGTGGGAAAAGAAAGTTTGA
- a CDS encoding DUF1549 domain-containing protein, whose product MRAAFAFLCCHRNCIRYGLFLFTVLIAGTVFAAEPPSFANDIVPLLTKASCNQGACHGKNDGRNGFKLSLRGYAPDWDWERLVKESRGRRINLAAPEQSLLLRKASGQVPHGGGALLPVDSPGYDLLKQWIAAGAPSLTGNEPQVSSLELTPGPQILNVGDQRQIRVQARYTDNTVRDVTWLTQFFSNDGNVIDIQPTGLLTAVRPGETSIRAHFMTQVETCVMTVPMPGVADTQADTATMPTPAGFIDEWIFKKLSALRIPASPDATDVEFMRRVYLDLIGTLPTAAEVRQFIQNPSTNKREQLIDQLLARPEYIDYWTLFYADLLQNRRERDHDVRGAKDVRRFQAWIRQKVADNTPWDQLAREVLTSQGSADEHPAVGYFVVTVGEKQRADESEVVASVAQAFLGTRIGCAQCHNHPLERYTQDDYYHFAAFFASLKLKRENSRAGATELTFEWQDKNQKIAARQPRTGKMMPPQTLDRQPAEMGDKLDPRENLAKWITGAGKEQFASAMVNRLWRHMYGTGLVEPVDDLRASNPPSHPELMHALTDFFISHNYDVKALLREMANSRAYQLSSRTLPGNAADSKFYSHYAARRLPAEVLFDAICQATDQAQDFAGYPRGLRAIQLPEPKVESYFLSQFGRSDRVTACACERKNDLSVTQLLHLQCGPELWDKVTAGEGRLAKLLAPGDPAAASTTTSELPESAEQAMIEELYLHTLSRFPEGAEMKKLRQVRQSSHNKTEFFQDLFWALLNSKEFSFNH is encoded by the coding sequence ATGCGCGCAGCTTTTGCATTTTTGTGCTGTCACCGCAACTGTATCCGCTATGGCTTATTCCTATTTACCGTATTGATCGCGGGGACCGTATTCGCCGCGGAACCTCCTTCCTTTGCCAATGATATCGTCCCGCTATTAACCAAAGCTAGCTGCAACCAAGGAGCCTGCCACGGCAAAAATGACGGTCGCAACGGCTTTAAGCTATCACTGCGGGGGTATGCCCCCGATTGGGATTGGGAACGCTTGGTCAAGGAATCACGCGGACGGCGAATCAATTTGGCGGCTCCGGAGCAAAGTTTGCTGTTACGCAAGGCCAGCGGTCAAGTTCCGCATGGCGGCGGCGCGCTATTGCCCGTTGACTCCCCCGGCTATGATCTGCTCAAACAATGGATCGCCGCCGGCGCGCCTTCCTTAACCGGCAACGAGCCTCAAGTCAGTTCCTTGGAACTTACCCCGGGACCACAAATCCTGAACGTGGGTGATCAACGGCAAATTCGGGTACAGGCACGCTACACGGATAACACCGTGCGCGACGTTACCTGGCTCACGCAATTTTTTAGCAATGATGGAAATGTCATCGATATTCAGCCGACCGGGCTATTAACAGCGGTGCGTCCCGGCGAGACCAGCATTCGGGCGCATTTTATGACGCAGGTGGAGACCTGCGTCATGACCGTGCCCATGCCGGGTGTTGCTGACACCCAGGCTGATACCGCCACCATGCCGACCCCCGCGGGATTTATCGATGAATGGATCTTTAAAAAGCTGTCAGCGCTACGAATACCGGCTTCGCCCGACGCCACCGATGTGGAATTTATGCGCCGCGTTTATCTGGATCTGATTGGCACGTTGCCCACGGCAGCGGAAGTCCGCCAATTTATACAAAACCCCTCGACCAACAAGCGGGAACAGTTAATTGATCAATTATTGGCACGACCGGAATACATTGACTATTGGACGTTGTTTTATGCCGATCTGTTGCAAAATCGCCGCGAACGTGACCATGATGTTCGCGGGGCCAAGGATGTCCGCCGATTTCAGGCCTGGATACGCCAAAAGGTCGCGGACAACACCCCCTGGGATCAACTGGCGCGGGAGGTTCTAACCAGCCAGGGAAGCGCGGATGAGCATCCTGCCGTGGGGTACTTTGTGGTTACGGTCGGTGAAAAACAACGCGCGGACGAATCTGAAGTGGTCGCCAGCGTCGCCCAGGCGTTCTTGGGAACGCGGATTGGCTGCGCTCAATGCCATAATCATCCGCTCGAGCGTTACACACAGGATGACTACTACCACTTTGCCGCATTCTTTGCCTCGTTAAAACTAAAACGGGAAAACAGCCGCGCGGGGGCAACAGAGCTTACATTTGAATGGCAGGATAAAAATCAAAAAATAGCGGCCCGCCAACCGCGCACCGGCAAAATGATGCCGCCGCAAACCTTGGATCGCCAACCGGCGGAGATGGGGGATAAGCTGGACCCGCGGGAGAATCTAGCAAAATGGATCACCGGTGCTGGCAAAGAGCAATTTGCCTCGGCCATGGTCAATCGCCTGTGGCGACATATGTATGGGACGGGATTAGTGGAACCCGTGGATGACCTGCGGGCCAGCAATCCTCCCAGCCACCCCGAATTAATGCATGCCCTGACGGACTTTTTTATCTCGCACAACTACGATGTAAAGGCGCTCCTGCGGGAGATGGCGAATTCCCGCGCTTATCAGTTATCCTCGCGAACCCTCCCGGGCAACGCGGCCGATTCCAAGTTTTACTCACACTATGCGGCGCGGCGCTTACCAGCGGAAGTTCTCTTTGACGCAATCTGCCAGGCGACCGACCAAGCTCAGGATTTCGCTGGCTATCCGCGCGGCCTGCGGGCCATTCAATTACCCGAGCCAAAAGTCGAATCGTATTTCCTCAGCCAATTTGGTCGTTCTGATCGCGTGACCGCCTGCGCATGCGAGCGTAAAAATGATTTAAGCGTGACGCAGCTCTTGCATCTGCAATGTGGTCCGGAACTATGGGACAAAGTGACCGCGGGGGAGGGACGGCTGGCAAAATTGCTGGCACCCGGCGACCCAGCCGCTGCCAGCACAACTACATCAGAATTGCCGGAGAGCGCCGAACAGGCCATGATCGAAGAACTATACCTGCACACGCTGTCACGATTTCCGGAGGGGGCGGAAATGAAAAAACTTAGGCAGGTAAGACAGTCCTCCCATAACAAAACCGAATTTTTTCAAGACCTGTTTTGGGCTCTGCTAAATAGCAAAGAGTTTTCCTTTAATCACTAA